One segment of Rosa chinensis cultivar Old Blush chromosome 6, RchiOBHm-V2, whole genome shotgun sequence DNA contains the following:
- the LOC112171120 gene encoding zinc finger MYM-type protein 1-like — translation MKNNVDSESSKKDELEAILDNLPSDPARRKRILDYDPNIRDEVRRRYLLKGPFISRQLESSKHNYYTLLNASIDCVRFLLRQGLAFRGHDESESSNNRGNFLDRNLQLTSPVIQKDIINAAAVETLNAIMFDMGDAPFSILVDEARDHSVKEQMAVVLRYVDDKGQVIERFVGIQHVKSTDARSLKLAIDELFSRNGLSISNLRGQGYDGASNMQGEFNGLKALILKENDCAFYVHCFAHRLQLALVALAKNHVPVASFFFLVTRVVNIVGASCKRRDLLREQQHNEVMEALHNDELLSGKGLNQETTLKRPGDTRWGSHYGTLLSIISMFSSTIKVIEMIIEDGTYPDQRGEGNLLLAQVQSFDFIFCLFLMRQVLGVKNDLSQALQKNDQDIVNAMDLVKACKQQLQTMREDECEWETFLDKVYSFCGKHGIKIPNMDDVFVAQGKSQRRAEKITNLHHYRVEVFYTVIDRQLSDLNDSFIEVNSELLVCVASLSPDNLFSAFDKQKLLRLAKFYPRDFSERDVLSLEDKLDIYLNEMRSNSEFSQLKGIGSLAKKLVETGKHKTHASVYKLLTLALVLPVATASVERVFSAMNIVKNPLRNRMGDQWMNDSLLVYIEKDIFNSIGNDAIMLRFQNMRLRRGQLPSR, via the exons ATGAAGAACAATGTTGATAGTGAAAGCTCAAAGAAAGATGAACTTGAAGCAATTTTGGATAATCTTCCTTCTGACCCTGCACGTCGAAAGCGTATCTTGGATTATGATCCAAATATTCGTGATGAAGTTCGACGTCGTTATTTGCTCAAGGGTCCTT TTATTAGTCGTCAATTGGAATCCTCTAAGCATAACTATTACACTCTCTTGAATGCTTCAATTGATTGTGTTCGTTTCTTGTTGCGGCAAGGTCTTGCCTTTCGTGGTCATGATGAATCTGAATCCTCTAACAACAGAGGAAACTTTCTTGA TAGAAATCTACAGTTAACATCACCTGTTATACAGAAAGATATTATAAATGCAGCTGCAGTTGAAACTCTTAATGCAATCATGTTTGATATGGGTGATGCACCATTCTCTATTTTGGTTGATGAAGCACGAGATCATTCAGTAAAAGAGCAGATGGCAGTTGTTCTTCGCTATGTAGACGATAAGGGCCAGGTAATTGAAAGGTTTGTTGGCATCCAACATGTTAAAAGCACTGATGCACGGTCCTTAAAACTTGCAATAGACGAGTTATTCTCCAGAAATGGGTTGAGCATATCAAATCTTCGAGGACAGGGCTATGATGGGGCTAGTAATATGCAAGGTGAGTTCAATGGTCTTAAGGCACTTATCTTGAAAGAAAATGATTGTGCATTTTATGTTCATTGTTTTGCACATCGACTTCAACTTGCCCTTGTTGCTTTAGCTAAAAATCATGTTCCAgttgcttccttttttttcttagtGACAAGAGTGGTTAACATTGTTGGAGCATCTTGTAAACGTCGTGATCTTCTTCGAGAGCAACAACATAATGAAGTTATGGAAGCTCTTCACAATGATGAGCTTCTAAGTGGAAAAGGGttgaatcaagaaactactctcAAACGTCCTGGTGATACACGTTGGGGTTCACATTACGGCACCTTACTGAGTATTATTTCTATGTTTTCTTCCACAATTAAGGTGATTGAAATGATTATTGAAGATGGAACATATCCTGATCAGAGAGGGGAAGGTAATCTTTTGTTAGCACAAGTGCAATCGTTTGACTTCATATTTTGTCTATTTTTAATGAGACAAGTGTTAGGAGTCAAGAATGATCTATCACAGGCATTACAAAAGAATGATCAAGATATTGTCAATGCTATGGATTTAGTCAAGGCATGCAAGCAGCAACTACAAACAATGAGGGAAGACGAATGTGAATGGGAAACTTTTCTTGACAAGGTTTATTCTTTTTGTGGCAAGCATGGTATCAAGATTCCCAATATGGATGATGTCTTTGTTGCTCAAGGGAAATCCCAACGGAGAGCTGAAAAAATAACAAACCTTCATCATTATCGAGTGGAGGTCTTTTATACTGTGATTGATAGACAGCTTTCAGACTTGAATGATAGTTTTATTGAGGTAAACTCTGAGCTTCTTGTTTGTGTTGCAAGTTTAAGTCCAGATAATTTATTCTCCGCTTTTGATAAGCAAAAGTTACTCCGTCTTGCCAAATTCTATCCAAGAGATTTTTCTGAAAGAGATGTCTTATCACTTGAAGACAAGCTTGATATTTATCTTAATGAAATGCGATCCAACAGTGAATTTTCTCAATTGAAAGGaattggtagtcttgctaaaaAATTGGTGGAGACAGGAAAGCACAAAACACATGCATCAGTCTACAAGCTTCTAACTTTGGCTTTAGTTCTACCGGTTGCAACAGCTTCAGTGGAAAGAGTATTCTCAGCTATGAACATTGTGAAGAATCCACTTCGTAATAGAATGGGAGATCAATGGATGAATGATAGTTTGCTTGTTTACATTGAGAAAGATATATTCAATAGCATTGGTAATGATGCTATAATGCTGCGTTTTCAAAATATGAGATTGCGCCGTGGACAATTACCGTCTCGTTGA
- the LOC112171118 gene encoding uncharacterized protein LOC112171118, whose translation MYRTLKEYYWWPNMKREIAAFVSRCLVCQQVKAERQKPSGLLQPLSIPEWKWEHLTMDFIYKLPRTQDGNDGIQVIVDRLTKSVHFLAVKETFSIDKLAKLYVDEIVKLHGVPESITSDRDARFTSTFWRKDEVGERQLTGPEIIEITTDKIKVIRERLKTAQSRQKSYTNNRRKHLEFQVGDWVFLKLSPWKGVVRFGKRGKLSPRYIGPYEIVERVGLVAYRLALPPQLSRLHDVFHVSMLRKYIADPSHVLPAQPITLREDLTYEEEPVQILDRREQLVLAGGGRIEGTETVERVVEMIFEFVRLAGFGVWCEGQ comes from the exons ATGTACCGAACTCTCAAGGAATACTATTGGTGGccaaacatgaaaagagaaattgcagcCTTTGTGAGTAGATGCTTAGTGTGCCAACAAGTGAAGGCAGAAAGGCAGAAACCATCGGGTTTGTTACAACCTTTGTCAATTCCAGAATGGAAATGGGAGCATCTCACCAtggactttatttacaaatTACCTCGTACCCAGGATGGTAATGATGGTATTCAGGtgattgtggatcgactcaCCAAATCCGTGCATTTTCTGGCGGTTAAAGAAACCTTTAGTATAGACAAGTTAGCAAAGCTGTATGTGGATGAGATTGTGAAGCTTCATGGTGTACCCGAGTCCATTACTTCCGATCGTGATGCCCGCTTCACATCAACGTTTTGGAGGAAG gatgaagtgggagaaagacaaCTTACTGGTCCTGAAATTATTGAAATCACAACGGATAAAATTAAGGTGATTAGAGAGAGGCTCAAGACTGCTCAAAGTAGACAGAAGAGCTACACTAATAACCGCAGGAAGCATCTTGAATTccaagttggtgattgggtatttTTGAAGTTATCTCCTTGGAAGGGTGTGGTAAGGTTTGGTAAACGTGGGAAACTTAGTCCAAGGTATATTGGTCCCTATGAAATTGTGGAACGAGTTGGTCTTGTTGCTTATCGCTTGGCCTTACCCCCACAACTATCTAGATTACATGATGTCTTCCATGTATCCATGCTTCGCAAGTACATAGCTGATCCTTCTCATGTGTTACCAGCTCAACCCATTACACTTAGAGAAGATCTAacatatgaagaagaaccagtaCAGATCCTTGATCGTCGTGAGCAA cttgttttggccggtggaggaagaattgaag GTACAGAAACTGTTGAGCGTGTTGTGGAGATGATTTTTGAGTTTGTTAGGTTGGCCGGATTTGGGGTTTGGTGTGAGGGCCAGTGA